Below is a window of Terriglobia bacterium DNA.
CGTCACGATCGGGCGTTTGTAAACACCGGCCTTCTCCAGTTCATCTTTGGAGGCGCGGGCTACGGTTTCCTGTTCTGGGCTGTGGAAAAAGATCACCGAACGATACTGTGTGCCGATGTCCGGTCCCTGCCGATTGAGCGAGGTGGGGTTATGGTTCTGCCAGAAGATCTTCAGCAACTCGCTGTATGAAACCACTGACGGATCGTATTCCACTTGGACAACCTCCGCGTGGCCAGTCTTGTCCGTGCAGACGTCCTCGTAAGTTGGATTCGTCAGCCTTCCTCCCATGTACCCGACCGCCGTCGAGGCCACGCCCTTTAGTTGTCGAAAAGTGGCTTCCAC
It encodes the following:
- the msrA gene encoding peptide-methionine (S)-S-oxide reductase MsrA, whose protein sequence is MEKATFGAGCFWGVEATFRQLKGVASTAVGYMGGRLTNPTYEDVCTDKTGHAEVVQVEYDPSVVSYSELLKIFWQNHNPTSLNRQGPDIGTQYRSVIFFHSPEQETVARASKDELEKAGVYKRPIVTQIVPAQDFWRAEEYHQQYLEKRGMSHCSIP